Proteins encoded by one window of Dietzia sp. B32:
- a CDS encoding enoyl-CoA hydratase/isomerase family protein — MTTALTDTPLVTLADGVLTVPVSLEGKGNSLDSDAVDQAGIALRALLAGEIDAGAVLLVGLGKNFCNGGNVPGFAAAENRSEHVRELADRLHAVVRMLDEVTVPVVAAVAGWAAGAGASLAMSADFSVCGPATRLLAAYPGIGLSPDGGMSWRLPRAAGQAVARSFILGNEPMDGERAYQLGLLTMFVEGDVRDAARDLAVRLAAGPRESYAATKALLRASESATLSDQLDAERDSIARLAVSRDGVEGVDAFVAKRSPEFGRG, encoded by the coding sequence ATGACCACAGCACTCACCGACACCCCGCTCGTCACCCTCGCCGACGGGGTCCTCACGGTCCCCGTCTCGTTGGAGGGCAAGGGGAACTCGCTCGACTCGGATGCGGTCGACCAGGCGGGCATCGCCCTCCGCGCGCTCCTGGCCGGCGAGATCGACGCCGGAGCGGTGCTGCTGGTGGGCCTGGGGAAGAACTTCTGCAACGGCGGCAACGTCCCGGGTTTCGCGGCCGCCGAGAATCGTTCGGAGCATGTGCGAGAGCTCGCGGACAGGCTGCACGCGGTCGTCCGCATGCTCGATGAGGTCACCGTCCCGGTGGTCGCCGCGGTCGCCGGGTGGGCGGCCGGCGCGGGCGCCTCGCTGGCCATGTCCGCGGACTTCTCGGTCTGCGGGCCGGCCACCCGCCTGTTGGCGGCTTATCCGGGAATCGGGCTCTCCCCGGACGGTGGCATGTCGTGGCGTCTGCCGCGCGCGGCCGGTCAGGCCGTGGCGCGGTCGTTCATCCTCGGGAACGAGCCGATGGACGGCGAGCGCGCGTACCAGCTGGGTCTGCTCACGATGTTCGTCGAGGGCGATGTCCGCGACGCCGCCCGCGACCTCGCGGTGCGACTCGCCGCCGGGCCGCGCGAGTCCTACGCCGCCACGAAGGCGCTGCTGCGTGCCTCGGAGAGCGCCACGCTGTCGGACCAACTCGACGCCGAACGCGATTCGATCGCCCGCCTGGCCGTCTCCCGGGACGGCGTGGAGGGGGTGGACGCCTTCGTCGCCAAGCGCTCCCCCGAGTTCGGACGGGGCTGA